A window of Rubricoccus marinus contains these coding sequences:
- a CDS encoding SDR family oxidoreductase: MSDLSGRVALVTGASTGIGRAIAIELARRGARVAINYPFERERENAEETRRLALAAAAEGAALRERQRPSGSVPGEGSAVAVGSEPGDVCSLVRADVTREAEIEAMFEQVGSSCGTIDILINNAGIQIEEPASHETTAEHFDAVLDVNLRGTFLCAREFITQALDASGGVILNVSSVHQKIPRPHYLSYAVSKYGVQAITETLALEYADRGIRVVAIAPGATRTPIQSWLHDEKATQVVESHIPMKRIAEPEEIARMAAFLVSDDARYVTGQTLFADGGLTLYADFQEPWSG; this comes from the coding sequence ATGTCAGACCTTTCGGGACGCGTCGCGCTTGTGACGGGCGCCTCCACAGGGATCGGCCGCGCTATCGCCATCGAGCTCGCTCGCCGCGGCGCGCGCGTCGCCATCAACTACCCGTTCGAGCGCGAGCGGGAAAACGCCGAAGAGACCCGCCGGCTCGCCCTCGCCGCAGCGGCGGAGGGCGCTGCGCTCCGCGAGCGCCAGAGGCCGAGCGGGAGCGTCCCAGGCGAGGGCAGCGCGGTCGCCGTGGGCTCGGAGCCGGGCGACGTCTGCTCGCTCGTCCGCGCGGACGTGACGCGAGAGGCCGAGATCGAGGCCATGTTCGAGCAGGTCGGCTCTTCATGCGGCACGATCGACATCCTGATCAACAACGCCGGCATCCAGATCGAGGAGCCGGCTTCGCACGAGACGACGGCGGAGCACTTCGACGCCGTTCTGGACGTCAACTTGCGCGGCACCTTTCTGTGCGCCCGCGAGTTCATCACTCAGGCGCTTGACGCCTCTGGCGGCGTGATCCTGAACGTCTCTAGCGTGCACCAGAAGATTCCACGGCCGCACTACCTCTCGTACGCGGTCTCGAAGTACGGCGTCCAGGCGATCACCGAAACGCTCGCGCTGGAGTACGCCGACCGCGGCATCCGCGTGGTCGCCATCGCGCCGGGCGCCACCCGCACGCCCATCCAGAGCTGGCTGCACGACGAGAAGGCGACGCAGGTCGTGGAAAGTCACATCCCGATGAAGCGGATCGCGGAGCCGGAAGAGATCGCGCGCATGGCCGCGTTCCTCGTCTCCGACGACGCCCGCTACGTCACCGGCCAGACCCTTTTCGCCGACGGCGGACTCACGCTCTACGCCGACTTCCAGGAGCCCTGGAGCGGCTGA
- a CDS encoding GMC oxidoreductase encodes MHYDVCIVGAGVGGGALALSLAETGKKILLLNRLGSLPREAANWDPEALFVDGKYKADETWTDAQTGETFNPGMWYWLGGNTKVYGSALLRLRPEDFEELQTLDGLSPAWPLAYEDLAPYYDRAEALYHVHGKRGSDPFEPPAPGGFPHGPIEHAPRIAEVARGLQASGVQAFELPMGVKMSEENPGSGPFILRETFEAMGHAAFDGYPDLLHLKCDAEVATVKPAAAFDNVTLVTGADVTRLVTDASGRTVTAVEATVEGEAQTFTADTFALCAGAVNSAALLLRSASEQHPEGLANASGAVGRHFMRHVTSKFYTVASGTPNPTQFQKTLAVNDFYFGVPGDPEWESTPLGHIHLMGKHAWWQIKQDLAEGTFSDDELRQIAAHSVDWWVQGEDLPLAENRITLGPDGGIQLAYTETNRAAQEKLMDVLEQALRASGFDRFIRVPMPLGVVNHQCGTCRMGEDPATSVVDVTGKAHDLDNLYIADASVFPSSGATNPTLTIVANALRVADHLREACGLA; translated from the coding sequence TTGCACTACGACGTCTGCATCGTTGGCGCCGGCGTCGGAGGCGGCGCCCTCGCGCTGTCCCTTGCCGAGACCGGCAAAAAGATCCTGCTCCTGAACCGCCTGGGCTCGCTCCCGCGAGAGGCCGCCAACTGGGACCCCGAGGCGTTGTTCGTGGACGGGAAGTACAAGGCGGACGAGACCTGGACCGACGCCCAGACCGGCGAGACGTTTAACCCGGGCATGTGGTACTGGCTCGGCGGCAACACCAAGGTGTACGGCTCGGCCCTTCTTCGCCTCCGCCCCGAGGACTTCGAGGAATTACAGACGCTGGACGGCCTCTCTCCTGCCTGGCCTCTGGCGTACGAGGACCTCGCGCCGTACTACGACCGCGCCGAAGCGCTCTACCACGTGCACGGCAAGCGCGGCAGCGACCCGTTCGAGCCGCCGGCTCCCGGTGGCTTCCCCCACGGACCCATCGAACACGCGCCGCGAATCGCGGAGGTCGCCAGAGGCCTACAGGCCAGCGGCGTCCAGGCGTTCGAGCTACCGATGGGCGTCAAGATGAGCGAGGAGAACCCCGGGAGCGGGCCGTTTATCCTGCGCGAGACGTTCGAGGCCATGGGCCACGCGGCGTTCGATGGCTACCCGGACCTCCTGCACCTCAAGTGCGACGCCGAGGTAGCGACGGTCAAACCCGCCGCGGCGTTCGACAACGTCACGCTCGTGACCGGCGCCGACGTCACGCGGCTCGTCACCGACGCCAGCGGCCGGACGGTCACCGCCGTAGAGGCGACGGTGGAGGGCGAGGCGCAAACGTTTACCGCCGACACGTTCGCGCTGTGCGCGGGCGCGGTCAACTCGGCGGCGCTCCTGCTCCGCTCCGCGAGTGAGCAGCACCCGGAGGGCCTCGCGAACGCCTCTGGCGCCGTTGGCCGGCACTTCATGCGTCACGTGACCTCGAAGTTCTACACCGTTGCGAGCGGCACCCCCAACCCGACGCAGTTCCAGAAGACTCTCGCCGTCAACGACTTCTACTTCGGCGTCCCCGGCGACCCGGAATGGGAGAGCACGCCCCTCGGCCACATCCACCTGATGGGCAAGCACGCGTGGTGGCAGATCAAGCAAGACCTGGCCGAGGGCACGTTCTCCGACGACGAGCTCCGCCAGATCGCCGCGCACTCCGTCGACTGGTGGGTGCAGGGCGAAGACTTGCCTCTGGCGGAGAACCGTATCACCCTGGGACCGGATGGCGGCATCCAACTCGCCTACACCGAGACCAACCGCGCCGCTCAGGAAAAGCTGATGGACGTGCTGGAACAGGCCCTCCGCGCCAGCGGCTTCGACCGGTTTATCCGCGTGCCGATGCCGCTCGGCGTGGTCAACCACCAGTGCGGCACGTGCCGCATGGGCGAGGACCCGGCCACGAGCGTGGTCGACGTGACCGGCAAGGCGCACGATCTAGACAACCTCTACATCGCCGACGCGAGCGTTTTTCCTTCCTCCGGCGCCACGAACCCGACGCTTACCATCGTGGCCAACGCGCTTCGCGTGGCGGACCACCTCCGAGAGGCGTGCGGCCTGGCATAA
- a CDS encoding CIA30 family protein, protein MRVLFVALLLAACASDPASGAPEALPPAPMTLFDFDAPDAPTWTVEDDTVMGGHSNGRVEVSGGTLRFTGTLVTRDGGFSQTRAQRRLDLSEYSAVELRVRGGGRTFQVEVHDGAQIDGKDVARRGDFPTTEDWQTVRVPFSSLGATVHGEPVEAEPLALDAVESVALYIADGQDGPFELEVDWIRAAE, encoded by the coding sequence ATGCGCGTTCTCTTCGTCGCCCTTCTCCTGGCCGCCTGTGCCAGCGATCCCGCCTCTGGCGCGCCAGAGGCCCTCCCCCCCGCTCCCATGACGCTGTTTGATTTCGACGCACCCGATGCCCCCACCTGGACTGTAGAGGACGACACCGTGATGGGCGGCCACTCCAACGGCCGCGTGGAGGTGTCGGGCGGCACGCTCCGCTTTACCGGCACGCTGGTCACGCGCGATGGCGGTTTCTCGCAAACGCGCGCCCAGAGACGTCTGGATCTGAGCGAGTACAGCGCCGTCGAGCTCCGCGTGCGCGGCGGCGGCCGCACGTTCCAGGTCGAGGTCCACGACGGTGCGCAGATCGACGGCAAGGACGTCGCACGCCGCGGCGACTTCCCGACAACCGAGGACTGGCAGACCGTCCGTGTCCCGTTCTCCAGCCTCGGCGCCACGGTCCACGGAGAGCCGGTCGAGGCCGAGCCTCTGGCGCTGGACGCTGTGGAGAGCGTCGCGCTGTACATCGCGGACGGACAGGACGGGCCGTTCGAGTTGGAGGTGGACTGGATCCGAGCAGCGGAGTAA
- a CDS encoding S9 family peptidase produces MLRFLAPTFALLIALPLAAQDDLTYQRPAPELAALVDAPRTPAVSLSPDRSTMALLERSGAPSVAELSQPEIGLAGSRVNPRTNGPSRANGYTGVALQAVMGGEARTVSGLPPQATFRSAEWSPDGRHLAMLTDFDDRIELWTVDVASASGRRLLATPVNDAAPGSTFEWLPSSDALVVRTVPEGRAPLAQEARVPTGPVVQQSDGEAAPARTYQDLLASPQDEALFDHYMTSRLMVVGLDGSTQRFGPDAVYTSLSPSPDGRLLMTETRQRPYSYLVPWYRFPVRVEVWDVASGESVHVAAENPLAERVPIAFGSVPTGPRSFGWRADVPATLVWTEAQDGGDASAPAEVRDQVYTHAAPFAGEPTPLVTLPLRYGGITWGDEDTAIVEESMWSDRTRRAYVVDPSQSDAKRELFTVSFEDRYNDPGRPMTEATPTGARVLTLDGDATFWTGQGASAEGNRPFVVRRDLASGETQEVFRSEAPYYESPVAFLDARGQTLMTRRETVTEPPNYRVRNLASGESRAVTAFPHPYPELANIQKETIEYERADGVPLSATLYLPAGYDAERDGPLPTLVWAYPTEFKSADAAGQRSDSPYQFTYVSYWGAVPFVTRGYAVLDDASFPVVGEGDDQPNDTFREQLVMNAQAAIDAGVARGVTDPDRVAVGGHSYGAFMVGNLLAHSDLFAAGIARSGAYNRTLTPFGFQREERTFWDDPMLYFGMSPFMHAEKIDEPILMIHGQADNNPGTFTIQSERLYGAIKGLGGTARLVLLPAESHGYSARESLLHMLWEEDQWLETYVKNAPSPEASGGDASPSDAGR; encoded by the coding sequence ATGCTCCGCTTTCTCGCCCCCACCTTCGCGCTCCTGATCGCTCTGCCTCTGGCGGCGCAGGACGACCTCACCTACCAGCGGCCCGCGCCTGAACTGGCCGCGCTCGTGGACGCGCCGCGGACGCCCGCCGTCAGCCTCAGCCCCGACCGCTCGACCATGGCGCTGCTGGAGCGGAGCGGGGCGCCGTCGGTCGCCGAGTTGTCGCAGCCCGAGATCGGGCTCGCGGGCAGCCGCGTGAACCCGCGCACCAATGGCCCCTCGCGCGCGAACGGCTACACGGGCGTCGCGCTCCAAGCCGTGATGGGCGGCGAGGCGCGCACGGTCTCGGGCCTGCCGCCCCAGGCCACGTTCCGCTCCGCCGAGTGGAGCCCCGACGGGCGGCACCTCGCGATGCTGACCGACTTCGACGACCGCATCGAACTCTGGACCGTCGACGTGGCGAGCGCCAGCGGCCGACGGCTCCTGGCGACGCCCGTCAACGACGCCGCGCCGGGCTCGACGTTCGAGTGGCTGCCGTCGAGTGATGCGCTCGTCGTGCGGACCGTGCCCGAGGGGCGCGCGCCTCTGGCGCAAGAGGCGAGGGTCCCGACCGGACCCGTGGTGCAACAGAGCGACGGCGAGGCCGCGCCTGCGCGGACGTACCAGGACCTTCTCGCGAGCCCGCAGGACGAGGCGCTGTTCGACCATTACATGACCTCGCGCCTGATGGTCGTGGGGCTGGACGGGAGCACCCAGCGCTTCGGCCCCGATGCGGTCTACACCAGCCTCTCCCCCTCCCCGGACGGACGGTTGCTGATGACCGAGACCCGCCAGAGGCCGTATTCGTACTTGGTGCCGTGGTACCGTTTCCCCGTCCGCGTCGAGGTCTGGGACGTGGCCTCTGGCGAAAGCGTGCACGTGGCGGCGGAGAACCCGCTGGCGGAGCGCGTGCCCATCGCGTTCGGCTCGGTCCCGACAGGCCCCCGCTCGTTCGGGTGGCGCGCGGACGTGCCCGCGACGCTCGTGTGGACCGAGGCGCAGGACGGCGGCGACGCGAGTGCTCCCGCCGAGGTGCGCGATCAGGTCTACACCCACGCCGCGCCGTTCGCGGGCGAGCCCACGCCGCTCGTGACGCTCCCGCTCCGCTACGGCGGCATCACGTGGGGCGATGAGGACACCGCGATCGTGGAGGAGTCGATGTGGAGCGACCGGACGCGGCGCGCCTACGTGGTCGACCCGTCGCAGAGCGACGCCAAGCGCGAGCTGTTCACCGTCTCGTTCGAGGACCGCTACAACGACCCCGGCCGCCCCATGACCGAGGCCACGCCGACGGGTGCGCGCGTGCTCACGCTCGACGGAGACGCCACCTTCTGGACCGGCCAGGGCGCTTCCGCCGAGGGCAACCGGCCGTTCGTCGTCCGCCGCGACCTCGCCTCTGGCGAGACCCAAGAGGTCTTCCGTTCCGAGGCGCCGTACTACGAGTCCCCCGTCGCCTTTCTCGACGCTAGAGGCCAAACCCTCATGACGCGGCGCGAGACCGTGACCGAGCCGCCGAACTACCGCGTGCGCAACCTGGCCTCTGGCGAGAGCCGCGCCGTGACGGCGTTCCCGCACCCGTACCCAGAGCTGGCGAACATCCAGAAGGAGACCATCGAGTACGAGCGCGCCGACGGCGTGCCGCTGAGCGCCACGCTCTACCTCCCCGCGGGATATGACGCCGAGCGCGACGGCCCGCTGCCCACCCTCGTCTGGGCCTACCCGACCGAGTTCAAGAGCGCCGACGCGGCCGGACAGCGGTCCGACAGCCCGTACCAGTTCACGTACGTCAGCTACTGGGGCGCCGTCCCCTTCGTCACGCGGGGCTACGCCGTCCTGGACGACGCCTCCTTCCCGGTGGTCGGCGAGGGCGACGACCAGCCCAACGACACCTTCCGCGAGCAACTCGTCATGAACGCCCAGGCGGCCATCGACGCGGGCGTCGCCAGAGGCGTCACGGACCCGGACCGCGTGGCGGTCGGCGGGCACTCCTACGGCGCGTTCATGGTCGGCAACCTCCTCGCGCACTCCGATCTCTTCGCGGCGGGCATCGCACGAAGCGGCGCCTACAACCGCACGCTCACGCCGTTCGGCTTCCAGCGCGAGGAGCGCACCTTCTGGGACGACCCGATGCTCTACTTCGGCATGAGCCCATTCATGCACGCCGAGAAGATCGACGAGCCGATCCTGATGATCCACGGCCAGGCCGACAACAACCCGGGCACGTTCACCATCCAGTCCGAACGCCTCTACGGCGCCATCAAGGGCCTGGGCGGGACCGCGCGCCTCGTCCTGCTCCCGGCCGAGAGCCACGGCTACTCCGCCCGCGAATCCCTCTTGCACATGCTCTGGGAGGAGGACCAGTGGCTGGAGACGTACGTCAAGAACGCTCCCTCGCCAGAGGCCTCTGGCGGCGATGCGTCCCCCTCGGACGCGGGCCGCTAA